The following coding sequences lie in one Capsicum annuum cultivar UCD-10X-F1 chromosome 5, UCD10Xv1.1, whole genome shotgun sequence genomic window:
- the LOC107870303 gene encoding GRF1-interacting factor 1 isoform X2 translates to MQQHLMQMQPMMAAYYPTNVTTDHIQQYLDENKSLILKIVESQNSGKLGECAENQARLQRNLMYLAAIADSQPQPSSMHSQPGTHNYLQQQHQQAQQIATQSLIAARSSSMLYGQQQQQQQHQLSPFQQGLHGSQLGMSSGSGGSTGFHMLQSESSPHGGGGVSGGFPHDFGRANKQDIGSTMSAEGRGRSSGGDGGENLYLKASED, encoded by the exons atgcagcaGCACCTGATGCAGATGCAGCCCATGATGGCAGCTTACTATCCAACAAACGTCACTACTGACCATATTCAACAG TATTTGGATGAGAACAAATCACTCATTCTGAAGATTGTTGAGAGCCAGAACTCCGGGAAACTCGGCGAATGTGCAGA GAACCAGGCTAGGCTTCAGAGGAATCTGATGTACCTTGCTGCTATCGCTGATTCACAACCTCAACCTTCTAGCATGCATTCTCAG CCAGGGACACACAATTACCTGCAGCAGCAGCACCAACAAGCCCAACAAATAGCAACACAATCACTCATAGCTGCAAGATCCTCTTCAATGCTCTatggacaacaacaacaacaacagcagcaTCAATTATCGCCATTTCAACAAGGCTTGCATGGTAGCCAACTTGGCATGAGCTCCGGCAGCGGTGGAAGCACTGGTTTTCACATGCTTCAAAGTGAATCATCACctcatggtggtggtggtgtaaGTGGTGGTTTCCCTCATGACTTCGGCCGTGCAAATAAGCAAGACATTGGGAGTACTATGTCTGCTGAAGGGCGCGGCAGAAGCTcaggtggtgatggtggtgagaATCTTTATCTTAAAGCTTCTGAGGATTGA
- the LOC107870303 gene encoding GRF1-interacting factor 1 isoform X1, producing MQQHLMQMQPMMAAYYPTNVTTDHIQQYLDENKSLILKIVESQNSGKLGECAENQARLQRNLMYLAAIADSQPQPSSMHSQFSSGGMMQPGTHNYLQQQHQQAQQIATQSLIAARSSSMLYGQQQQQQQHQLSPFQQGLHGSQLGMSSGSGGSTGFHMLQSESSPHGGGGVSGGFPHDFGRANKQDIGSTMSAEGRGRSSGGDGGENLYLKASED from the exons atgcagcaGCACCTGATGCAGATGCAGCCCATGATGGCAGCTTACTATCCAACAAACGTCACTACTGACCATATTCAACAG TATTTGGATGAGAACAAATCACTCATTCTGAAGATTGTTGAGAGCCAGAACTCCGGGAAACTCGGCGAATGTGCAGA GAACCAGGCTAGGCTTCAGAGGAATCTGATGTACCTTGCTGCTATCGCTGATTCACAACCTCAACCTTCTAGCATGCATTCTCAG TTCTCTTCCGGTGGGATGATGCAGCCAGGGACACACAATTACCTGCAGCAGCAGCACCAACAAGCCCAACAAATAGCAACACAATCACTCATAGCTGCAAGATCCTCTTCAATGCTCTatggacaacaacaacaacaacagcagcaTCAATTATCGCCATTTCAACAAGGCTTGCATGGTAGCCAACTTGGCATGAGCTCCGGCAGCGGTGGAAGCACTGGTTTTCACATGCTTCAAAGTGAATCATCACctcatggtggtggtggtgtaaGTGGTGGTTTCCCTCATGACTTCGGCCGTGCAAATAAGCAAGACATTGGGAGTACTATGTCTGCTGAAGGGCGCGGCAGAAGCTcaggtggtgatggtggtgagaATCTTTATCTTAAAGCTTCTGAGGATTGA